GACAGAGGATGCGCCGCACTTCATCATCTAGAACTTCTGCTGCCGTTCCAGGCATGGAATCAACTCCCGCATCTGCGAGCTGGGCAATTACCGCTGCGTAGGTCAAACCATCTTCTCTGGCGATAAATTGCACTTCTTGGGGAGAAAATGCGTGCAAATGGAGTTGCGGAAATTCGTTTTTAATGCTTTTAACTATCCGCAGGTAATAAGCGAGGGAACTACTGTTAAGTTTAGCTTTGGGATTGAGTCCCCCCTGCATACAAATTTCTGTTGCACCCCGTTGGACGGCATCTGTAGTTTTTTCAAGAATTTGGGCAATATCTAACCAAAAAGAGCCTTCTTCGCCTTCATCGCGGCGGAAAGCGCAGAAACTACAGTGTTGCTCGCAAATATTGGTAAAGTTGATGTTTCGGTTGATAACATAGGTGACGGTATCGCCAGCTTGCTTTTGGCGCAGGCGATCGGCTGTGGAACGAATAGCTGCGATCGCTTCCGGAGCGGTCTGGGTTAAAAGTAGCACTCCCTCTTCGGCGGAAATATCATAGCCAGCGAGAGCGCGATCCAGTATATTATAAAAAGTTATTTTGTTAGGGTTTAGCATTTGAGAATTTTAAAGGTTTAATTTTTGATGTGAGCTGCTGCTGTTTCCTAGCGCCAATGTTTATTTATTATTATGCAAACAGTTTCTCAAGAATATCATCGTCTCAGTCAAATACTGCCTGCTATCAAAGGGCTAGGAATATTGATGGTATTAATTTACCATCTTTGGGGATATAGCAAAGGCTTTTTTAGTTTTCCTGAAATCATTACACAAACGAATGCTTCTAGCTTTGGGAGCATAGTTAACAGTATACTGTACTTTTTTTGTCTTCTGGGACAGCAAGGAGTTCATCTTTTTATCATAGCCAGTGGATTTGGATTAACGGCGTCTTGGTGGCGAAAGTATGGATCTGAGGCGCAACAGGATAGAGAGTTTTCGAGCGGAAATTTTTGGAAACACAGATTGGCGAGAATTTTCCCATTATACTGGCTAGCTCATGCTTTGGCTTTGCTGTTATTGTGGATTGAACCAAGGTGGGTGCCGTTTGGAACTGGTAATATATCTAACTGGGGTGCAATTAAAGTAGGAGTCGCTCTCATCGCCAGTCTCACAACGCTGCGGAATTTTTTGTTTGAATATTACTATTTTCTGAATGGTGCTTGGTGGTACATTGGTCTGGCAGTTCAGTTGTACTTAGTTTTTCCCGTGCTAATTTGGGTAGGTAAACGGTGGGGATGGTCAATTTTACTAGCTGGAACACTGCTGGTTACTTTGGTATATCGAGCAACGATTGTTGCTCTTCCCCTGGAGGAGATGGCAACTGATGTATTAATTAGAGGGGCGATTTTTGTACCCCGCGTGTTTGAGTTTGCTTTCGGTATGATTTTAGCGATCGCACTACTAGAACCGAGAATTTCCACAGTAGAACCTTGTTTGAACTGGAGCAAAAATTTATTGCTGTCATCCCGTTGGATATGGTTGACTGGGTTAATTTGGGCGATCGGTGTTGCTTTTTACTGGACTTCTGCGGAAGGTTGGATGGTGCTGAGAATTGCTTCCGATCAGCTAATTGGAGTGGGCGAATTTTGCTTTATTTTTCAGATTTTAAGCTTCTTACCGTTCAAAAAATGGTTGAATATAATTGGAGACTACTCGTATGGAATTTATCTTACCCACAGCAATACTTATATAGCTTTTTGGATTTTATTGGCCAAAGTTCCTTCCTACTGGCTGCGTTTTTGCCTAGTTAGTGCCCTTAGTTGTTTGTTTGGTGGGTTGTTTGAACTAGGTTGCAACTGGGTATACAAAAACAAAATTAAAGCCTAACGATTTCTTAAATGGTTAAAATTTGTAGCCATTAGGTAAATCCGAAACTAATATTTTGGTTTTTTCTTGAGCAGATTTATAGACGGTTTTAAGATTAGGCTGAGATGATAGCTGTTTGATGGGTTGAGGAGAAAGAGCCGGACAAATTGCAGGGCATTTCGGGTGACCGATCGCCCAAAATATTTTTACTGATTTTTCGACATAAGCTCGTTTCCAGAAGTCGCTAACGGGTATAGTTCTCAATCCTTCGTGACCGTCATATACATAAAAAACGTAGTCTTGCACAAAAAATAGTGCTTTAGGATTTTCAGCTTGTAATTTTCTTAATGCTGCGGATGTATCGTCGTAAAGTGTAATTACTTTGTTACTGGGATATTGATAATCATATCTATACATTAAGTAACTGCCTAAAATTGTTTTTGCCAATTGAAATCTCCTTCCCGGTATGAAGAATGGTCTATAGATTAGGTTATAAGCTAGAAAGATACTAATAAATATTAAAAATCCGGTTTTGATTAAGCGATCGGCATTTTTAGGTTGCTTAGTTGCGAGTTCGTAAGCGATAAATATAGTAGGCAGAAATACGGGAATGTAGTATCTAGGAGTACCGATAAAATCGTAATCCTGGGCAAAATTACTGGCTAATAAAAGGATGACGAGAGAAACTGGTACTAAAGATAGGGAAAGAGAAATATCCCTTTGTCTTTCTGCGAGGGGGGTTTGTTGATTTTTCCTGAAAACTAGCCAAGGTAGTAAAAAAACAAGTATTAGGCAAAAAGTGCCAAATATCAAGATAATTGCCCGATGGGATTGCCAGGAGTTAATTAAAGGTTGGATAGGAAGTCCCGATAATTGCGAAATAGTCGATGCAGATTTTAATATGTTGATAATAGTACTAGAAAGACCTGCAAAACTGCCCTTGAAATTGACAAATTCTGGTAATCCAGGGATAGTCGATAAATCGGTGGGATTATTATAGAGTGAAATTGTCGGTTTATTCGAGCCTGCCAATTTGTTGTAGATAGCTAGGGGTAGGATAAAAAAGAGTGAGGAACCTAGAAAAATAGAGTAAGTTTTGATGAACGCTAGTAGACGAGGATAGTTAAGTAGGAGTAGGATAAAGAACGCTGCGATCGCAATAAAAAGGCTTGAGTAACGAATAAAAACTAAAGCACCGAAGATCGAGCCAGCGACAGCAACGTAGAACAAGGGTTTTTGATTGGCTGACTTGAAAAGGAAAAGCACTACGAAAGGTAATCCTGCCCACAGAAATAAATCTGTACCATTCCATGCAGGCGTATAAAAAATTGGCAATATACCAGCAATAAACAACTGAACGTGCAAAATTTTTGAGCCAATTTTGATGGGTTTTGCGAGGCAATTACTGGCGATAATTCCCCAAGCAAACCATCCCAAAATAGTTGAGATACCGTAAATAATTTTGAGCGATGTAGCGAGTGGTATCCCTATAAAAAGTAAGCTAGCAACCAATAGGGAAAATCCGGGTGGCCACCAAGTTAAATATTGGGGAATTGCCGCCTGATTTAGATTAGAAGGAATTTGAACTGGGGCATAGGGAGGGGGGAAAAATGTGCTGGTTAATCCTAATCCTTTGACTAGCCGATGTGCCGCTTCTAATTGTACGGCTTCATCCCAATTCATTTCGATGGGGGCTAAAATTCTCGCGAGAGTGACAAAAAATGCTGATATAAGAATTACGCCGAAGACTTTTGGATTGCCTTGACTGAGGGAATAAATTAAGGATCTGATTTTCTGCATCACTGTTTGAAACCTTTCTAAGATAAGAATAGTTTAGACGTGCTAAAATAATCTTATTTAAGTACACGCCAGAGCCAAGCTTTTGTTTGTCCTGTGTAAGCAGGCTCTAGTTTACGCTTTTCTATTTTTTCGATTCTTTCTTTTAATTCCCGAAAAGGATCTAATAAGAATACATCGCTAAAACCATCGGGAATCTTAATTTTAGGTATGTTTTTTTTGGTCACAAAGAGAAGCTGTACTTTGGGATCGAGGAGATAACTAAGAGCTAAGTGCCTACCTGGAAGTAGTTCGTAGATATTGCCGATCAAAAGTGGCTTTGTAGCTTGATTAACGATGGGAACTATTTTTAGATAGATAGTAGCAGGGCCTTTGTTCCACCAAACGTCTGCCTGAGAACTGACTGCACAAGAGAAGACACCAGTAGATATTAGCACGATCGCAACAAGTTGCCACAGCTTCTGTCGCTGGATTTTGGCAGAGAAAGAGGTAATTTTAGTAGCGAGTAGGAAAGCAACAGCTAGGTGAATACCCAGGTAACAAGGGATGAGATAACGCTCGACGGCTGACCGCCGCCCTCCCAAAATTAAATCTGGCAGAATTAAAGCTAGGGCTGGTAGTGCGATCGATGTTAAGACAAACAACCAAACTTTGCTTGGGGTATTACGGCAAAGAAAATAAATTGAGTATCCTACCAATATTAAAATAGGAATGGCTAAATATAAATCTAAATTGTCTAAGTTGAAATCGATGAAAATTCGGACAATGTGATGATTCCACTTTAACACTAAACTTAAAAAGTCTAATCTTTGGGTTAGCCATTCAGTTCCTTCACGCAGATTAGACGAACTATTAATGATAACTATCAACCAAGGAACAAAACCTATTAATCCAAATACAGAGGCGATTAAAAAGGCTATTACTGTCTTATTTAAACGGAAACGCTCGTTAGCAACTACATAAATTCCATGTGCAATTAAGACAAAAGCAGAAAACAAACCGGAATACAGCGCTAACACCAAAGCTACTGCATAAATTGCCCAACTGAGCTTTGCTCCTTTTCCATTATTCTGCTGAGAAACGCGGATTGCTCGCAATAATGCCGCACTGGATAGCAAGATTGTCGCCGTCCACAAACTATACTCCCGCGCTTCTTGGGCATACAGCACATGGAATGGGGATACTGCAATCAGTAAAATAGCCATCCATCCTACCAGTGGCGATTCAAATAATTCTAGACACAGCCAATAAATGCAAGGAAAAACAAGCAAGCTAATCAAAGCAGACAAGCTTCTCGTGACTGCTACCGAACTACCAAACCATTGCACCCAAAATCTTACCATTATGTAATAGAGTGGCGGATGGTGAGGGTCTTCTACTGCGAGAGATTTAATGGCGTCGCTTAAACCTTTTTCAGGATTGGGACGCTGATACTTCTGCAAATCTTCAATACTAATTACGCGACCATTAAAGACTTGTGCCGACAAGTCTGCTGTTGTGTATCCAGAAATACGCAAGGAAGTTGTGGTTTCATCGTCCCAGTAGACTTTCCGATCGAGATTGACGAATCGAAAGAATACTCCTATTATCAACAGGATAATAATCAATATTCGCAATGAATCATGAAACCGCTTATTATTTGATTGCTTTTTCATAGTTTCTGACTCATTTTAGGAAGGCAATTGCTTTTTTAACTTCGCTTGGCGGTTTTTCGTGAAAACCACCAATTTCTGACATGGTGTATAGGGGTCTGCCTTTAACTTCTTCATAAATGCGGCCAATATACTCTCCTAAAATGCCGATACTAACAAGTTGTACTGCGCCCAAGAAAAAAATTGCTACTGTGATAGATGCAAATCCAGTTAAGGGTGAATTAGGCTCAAAAAATCGCCAATATAGAACTAAAAAAGCCATTACTATTGCCATTAAAGCAGATAGTAATCCGACATAAGTTGAGAGTCGTAGCGGTACTTTTGAGAAGGATACTAAACCATTCACTGCTAAGGCAAGTGATTTATGGAAAGTATATTTGACTTCTCCAGCAAAGCGCGGATCGCGCTCAAAGCGAATAGCTGTTTGTTGAAAACCAACCCACGATCGCAGTCCTCGGATATAGCGGTTTCGTTCTGGCATAGCATTGAGTACATCAACTACTTGCCGATCGAGCAAACAAAAATCACCCGTATCTGTGGGAATATCGACATCAGCGAGATGTTTGAGGAGGCGATAAAATGCGTAGGCGGTGAAGCGCTTGAACCAATTTTCTCGACGGCGTTGAGTTCGCTGAGCGTAGACTACTTGATAACCCTGACGCCACTTTTCGATCATGTCTGGGATTAGTTCTGGCGGGTCTTGCAAATCGGCGTCAAGGATGACGATAACTTGACCCCGCGCAAAATTTAGACCGGCTGTTACCGCCATTTGATGACCGAAGTTGCGAGCGAAGCTGAGGTAGCAAACCCGCTCGTCTTGCTGATGAAGATCTCGGATCATCTGTAGAGAGCGATCGCGACTACCGTCGTTGATTAAAATTAATTCAACTGCATCGTCTAGCCGACTCATAATAGCAGCAACCCGACGGTACATTTCAGGAATTGTTGCTTCTTCGTTGTATATGGGAACGATCAAAGAATATTTTGGTTGCATAGTTTATTGCTCCTCAAAAACTAGATAATTTGAGTGATTTGGCTGCTTAATAACTGCTTGTTATTTTCCTAATTGAAGACTTTTAATTTTATTGATTAAGTCACGAAGTTGGGGGATCTATTTTGACAATTGAAATTTAAATTAGTTCAACATAAATTCAACTTTTCATGACCATTCATTAATCAACTTATTTTTCGAGCCTTTCAATATAATAAAAAGTAATTTTTTTGCTGCTTGCGCCTTAATTAAAAGTGCAAGTTTAAGGCCATATTTTGGTTGTTTTA
The nucleotide sequence above comes from Aerosakkonema funiforme FACHB-1375. Encoded proteins:
- the cofH gene encoding 7,8-didemethyl-8-hydroxy-5-deazariboflavin synthase subunit CofH, whose amino-acid sequence is MLNPNKITFYNILDRALAGYDISAEEGVLLLTQTAPEAIAAIRSTADRLRQKQAGDTVTYVINRNINFTNICEQHCSFCAFRRDEGEEGSFWLDIAQILEKTTDAVQRGATEICMQGGLNPKAKLNSSSLAYYLRIVKSIKNEFPQLHLHAFSPQEVQFIAREDGLTYAAVIAQLADAGVDSMPGTAAEVLDDEVRRILCPEKINTATWLEIVSTAHSMGLPTTSTMLSGHIETPAQQIQHLSLLRSLQQTALERGYPTRITEFILLPFVGQEAPKPLRKRVGRDQPILADALLLTAFARIFLGNWIGNHQPSWVKLGLAGATEALTWGCNDIGGTLMEEHITTMAGAKGGTCMEVQTLQAAIDSLGRPYQQRDTLYNKLLAATC
- a CDS encoding acyltransferase family protein; this translates as MQTVSQEYHRLSQILPAIKGLGILMVLIYHLWGYSKGFFSFPEIITQTNASSFGSIVNSILYFFCLLGQQGVHLFIIASGFGLTASWWRKYGSEAQQDREFSSGNFWKHRLARIFPLYWLAHALALLLLWIEPRWVPFGTGNISNWGAIKVGVALIASLTTLRNFLFEYYYFLNGAWWYIGLAVQLYLVFPVLIWVGKRWGWSILLAGTLLVTLVYRATIVALPLEEMATDVLIRGAIFVPRVFEFAFGMILAIALLEPRISTVEPCLNWSKNLLLSSRWIWLTGLIWAIGVAFYWTSAEGWMVLRIASDQLIGVGEFCFIFQILSFLPFKKWLNIIGDYSYGIYLTHSNTYIAFWILLAKVPSYWLRFCLVSALSCLFGGLFELGCNWVYKNKIKA
- a CDS encoding glycosyltransferase family 39 protein, with translation MKKQSNNKRFHDSLRILIIILLIIGVFFRFVNLDRKVYWDDETTTSLRISGYTTADLSAQVFNGRVISIEDLQKYQRPNPEKGLSDAIKSLAVEDPHHPPLYYIMVRFWVQWFGSSVAVTRSLSALISLLVFPCIYWLCLELFESPLVGWMAILLIAVSPFHVLYAQEAREYSLWTATILLSSAALLRAIRVSQQNNGKGAKLSWAIYAVALVLALYSGLFSAFVLIAHGIYVVANERFRLNKTVIAFLIASVFGLIGFVPWLIVIINSSSNLREGTEWLTQRLDFLSLVLKWNHHIVRIFIDFNLDNLDLYLAIPILILVGYSIYFLCRNTPSKVWLFVLTSIALPALALILPDLILGGRRSAVERYLIPCYLGIHLAVAFLLATKITSFSAKIQRQKLWQLVAIVLISTGVFSCAVSSQADVWWNKGPATIYLKIVPIVNQATKPLLIGNIYELLPGRHLALSYLLDPKVQLLFVTKKNIPKIKIPDGFSDVFLLDPFRELKERIEKIEKRKLEPAYTGQTKAWLWRVLK
- a CDS encoding glycosyltransferase family 2 protein codes for the protein MQPKYSLIVPIYNEEATIPEMYRRVAAIMSRLDDAVELILINDGSRDRSLQMIRDLHQQDERVCYLSFARNFGHQMAVTAGLNFARGQVIVILDADLQDPPELIPDMIEKWRQGYQVVYAQRTQRRRENWFKRFTAYAFYRLLKHLADVDIPTDTGDFCLLDRQVVDVLNAMPERNRYIRGLRSWVGFQQTAIRFERDPRFAGEVKYTFHKSLALAVNGLVSFSKVPLRLSTYVGLLSALMAIVMAFLVLYWRFFEPNSPLTGFASITVAIFFLGAVQLVSIGILGEYIGRIYEEVKGRPLYTMSEIGGFHEKPPSEVKKAIAFLK